One segment of Streptomyces roseifaciens DNA contains the following:
- a CDS encoding GntR family transcriptional regulator: MATDGGTAEGGSASGGARTARVPKYYRLKRHLLDMTETMPPGTPVPPERTLAAEFDTSRTTVRQALQELVVEGRLERIQGKGTFVAKPKVSQALQLTSYTEDMRAQGLEPTSQLLDIGYVTADDRLSKLLDIATGGRVLRIERLRLASGEPMAIETTHLSAKRFPALRRSLVKYTSLYTALAEVYDVRLAEAEETIETSLATPREAGLLGTDVGLPMLMLSRHSLDAQGEPVEWVRSVYRGDRYKFVARLRRPTEE; this comes from the coding sequence ATGGCGACCGACGGTGGTACGGCCGAGGGCGGCAGCGCGTCGGGCGGCGCGCGGACCGCGCGCGTTCCCAAGTACTACCGCCTCAAACGCCATTTGCTGGACATGACCGAAACCATGCCTCCCGGCACTCCCGTGCCGCCGGAGCGGACCCTGGCCGCGGAGTTCGACACCTCCCGCACGACCGTCCGCCAGGCGCTGCAGGAACTGGTCGTGGAGGGGCGGCTGGAGCGCATCCAGGGCAAGGGGACGTTCGTCGCGAAGCCCAAGGTCTCGCAGGCGCTGCAACTGACCTCCTATACGGAGGACATGCGCGCCCAGGGCCTGGAGCCGACCTCCCAGCTCCTGGACATCGGCTACGTCACCGCCGACGACCGGCTCTCCAAGCTGCTGGACATCGCGACGGGCGGCCGCGTCCTGCGCATCGAGCGGCTGCGGCTCGCCAGCGGCGAGCCGATGGCGATCGAGACGACCCACCTGTCGGCCAAGCGGTTCCCGGCGCTGCGGCGCAGCCTCGTGAAGTACACCTCGCTGTACACCGCGCTCGCCGAGGTCTACGACGTCCGGCTGGCCGAGGCGGAGGAGACCATCGAGACGTCCCTGGCCACGCCGCGCGAGGCGGGCCTGCTGGGCACGGACGTGGGCCTGCCGATGCTGATGCTCTCCCGCCACTCCCTGGACGCCCAGGGGGAGCCGGTGGAGTGGGTCAGGTCGGTCTACCGCGGCGACCGGTACAAGTTCGTGGCGCGGCTGCGGAGGCCGACGGAGGAGTAG
- a CDS encoding extracellular solute-binding protein, whose product MKRGLIAATGVAAMLVSVAACGSSDGDKGSGDGGKAKSLTVWFMDGSNPPGWTKSVQAEFEQKTGAKLDVQVQKWDGIQQKLTTALSESSPPDVVEVGNTQTPSYAQTGGLADLGDLKKEIGADWSESLNKPSVFEGKQYAAPWYAASRVVIYNKKVWADAGVTEVPKTRADFFKALEAIQKKGEAEPLYLPGQNWYFFDGLTIGTGADLVKKDGKKWVSNLADPKVAKAMEIYKQYQAFSKAPKDKDEATPQQADVFAKGRTGAFIGMGWEAGTAIKANPAIEKDLGYFTIPGETAGKPEGVFLGGSNLAVAAGSKKQELAKEFLKIALSDKNEGALAKEVGSIPNKESLLAQVKGNPAAEAAAPAAKGGGTTPLIPEWAAVENAPNPIKAYMTAVLNGKSPEDAAKQVEADINKRLSQKQ is encoded by the coding sequence GTGAAGCGAGGGCTCATAGCGGCGACGGGTGTCGCGGCCATGTTGGTGAGTGTTGCTGCCTGTGGGTCCAGCGACGGTGACAAGGGATCGGGTGACGGGGGCAAGGCCAAGAGCCTGACCGTCTGGTTCATGGATGGCTCGAACCCGCCGGGCTGGACCAAGTCCGTCCAGGCCGAGTTCGAACAGAAGACCGGCGCCAAGCTGGACGTCCAGGTCCAGAAGTGGGACGGCATCCAGCAGAAGCTGACCACGGCCCTCTCCGAGTCCAGCCCGCCGGACGTGGTCGAGGTCGGCAACACCCAGACCCCCTCCTACGCGCAGACCGGTGGCCTCGCCGACCTCGGGGACCTGAAGAAGGAGATCGGCGCCGACTGGTCCGAGTCCCTCAACAAGCCCTCGGTCTTCGAGGGCAAGCAGTACGCCGCGCCGTGGTACGCCGCGAGCCGCGTCGTCATCTACAACAAGAAGGTCTGGGCCGACGCGGGCGTCACCGAGGTCCCCAAGACCCGCGCCGACTTCTTCAAGGCCCTGGAGGCCATCCAGAAGAAGGGCGAGGCGGAGCCGCTCTACCTGCCCGGCCAGAACTGGTACTTCTTCGACGGCCTGACCATCGGCACCGGTGCGGACCTGGTGAAGAAGGACGGCAAGAAGTGGGTGTCCAACCTCGCCGACCCCAAGGTCGCCAAGGCCATGGAGATCTACAAGCAGTACCAGGCCTTCAGCAAGGCCCCCAAGGACAAGGACGAGGCCACCCCGCAGCAGGCCGACGTCTTCGCCAAAGGCAGGACCGGCGCCTTCATCGGCATGGGCTGGGAGGCGGGCACCGCCATCAAGGCCAACCCGGCCATCGAGAAGGACCTCGGCTACTTCACCATCCCCGGTGAGACGGCCGGCAAGCCCGAGGGCGTCTTCCTCGGCGGCTCCAACCTCGCCGTGGCCGCGGGCAGCAAGAAGCAGGAGCTCGCCAAGGAGTTCCTGAAGATCGCACTGTCCGACAAGAACGAGGGCGCGCTGGCCAAGGAGGTCGGCTCGATCCCCAACAAGGAGTCCCTGCTGGCGCAGGTGAAGGGCAACCCGGCCGCCGAGGCCGCGGCCCCGGCCGCCAAGGGCGGCGGCACCACCCCGCTGATCCCCGAGTGGGCCGCGGTGGAGAACGCCCCGAACCCGATCAAGGCGTACATGACGGCCGTGCTCAACGGCAAGTCCCCCGAGGACGCCGCCAAGCAGGTCGAGGCGGACATCAACAAGCGCCTCAGCCAGAAGCAGTGA
- a CDS encoding carbohydrate ABC transporter permease, whose translation MSAQIEEVAATGPASRTGKGAAPPPRRGPGRLARGAPYLLILPAAAVTVLLLGWTLLKNGLLSFQNLGPRQLIQHLTEWTGTDNYAEQLGSSEFWGVTGRSVVFTLANVVLIMALGCFIGLLLARLGTALRLLLSVGLVLAWAMPVVAATTVFQWLFDQRFGVVNHVLDKLGWHSMAGYSWTSGQFSTFFVITVLIVWQSVPFVAINLYAATTTIPKELYEAAALDGANARKQFTSVTFPFLKPFFLATTFLEVIWIFKSFTQVFAINEGGPDRLTETLPVYAFQEGFGSQHFGMGAAISILTIVILLALTAYYLRLVLKQEEDEL comes from the coding sequence ATGTCAGCGCAGATCGAAGAGGTGGCGGCCACCGGGCCCGCCTCCCGGACCGGCAAGGGCGCCGCCCCGCCGCCCCGCCGCGGACCCGGCCGGCTCGCCCGGGGCGCGCCGTATCTGCTGATCCTCCCCGCCGCCGCCGTCACGGTGCTGCTGCTCGGCTGGACGCTGCTGAAGAACGGCCTGCTGTCGTTCCAGAACCTCGGCCCGCGCCAGCTGATCCAGCACCTCACCGAGTGGACCGGAACGGACAACTACGCCGAGCAGCTCGGAAGTTCCGAGTTCTGGGGCGTCACCGGGCGCTCGGTGGTCTTCACCCTCGCCAACGTCGTCCTCATCATGGCGCTGGGCTGCTTCATCGGCCTGCTCCTCGCCCGCCTCGGCACCGCCCTGCGGCTGCTGCTCTCGGTCGGCCTCGTCCTCGCCTGGGCCATGCCCGTCGTGGCGGCGACCACCGTCTTCCAGTGGCTGTTCGACCAGCGCTTCGGCGTCGTCAACCACGTGCTGGACAAGCTCGGCTGGCACTCCATGGCCGGCTACAGCTGGACCAGCGGGCAGTTCTCCACCTTCTTCGTGATCACCGTGCTGATCGTCTGGCAGTCGGTGCCCTTCGTGGCCATCAACCTCTACGCGGCGACGACCACGATCCCCAAGGAGCTCTACGAGGCGGCCGCGCTGGACGGCGCGAACGCCCGGAAGCAGTTCACCTCGGTGACCTTCCCCTTCCTCAAGCCCTTCTTCCTGGCCACGACGTTCCTCGAAGTCATCTGGATCTTCAAGTCGTTCACCCAGGTGTTTGCGATCAATGAGGGCGGGCCGGACCGGCTCACGGAGACCCTGCCCGTCTACGCCTTCCAGGAAGGCTTCGGCAGCCAGCACTTCGGGATGGGCGCCGCCATCTCCATCCTGACCATCGTGATCCTGCTGGCCCTGACGGCGTACTACCTGCGCCTGGTGCTCAAGCAAGAGGAGGACGAGCTGTGA